Proteins encoded in a region of the Halosimplex halophilum genome:
- a CDS encoding glycoside hydrolase family 5 protein, translated as MDVNASSLPRWRGFNLQAKFMADDEERFREEDFEWMAEWGFDFARLPMDYRCWTGEDWRDFDEDALEEIDEAVEYGRKHGVHVQLNFHRGPGFTVADPPEETDLWADAETQDVFAEHWRRFAERYEGVPSEQLSFDLINEPAETSHGAYADVVRDTVRAVHEVDPDRLVVADGMRYGREPVFDLADVECAQSTRGYDPFPLTHHEAEWTDVDRDEPPAWPCVDDAGKVRDRAWLRSTRVAQWERLASMGVGVHVGEWGVYNRTPHDVTLAWMEDALSLWEEAGWGWALWNFRGPFGVLDSDRDDVDYEDWHGHDLDREMLELLREY; from the coding sequence ATGGACGTGAACGCGAGTTCGCTGCCGCGGTGGCGCGGGTTCAATCTGCAGGCGAAGTTCATGGCCGACGACGAGGAGCGCTTCCGCGAGGAAGACTTCGAGTGGATGGCCGAGTGGGGCTTCGACTTCGCCAGGTTGCCGATGGACTACCGCTGCTGGACGGGCGAGGACTGGCGCGATTTCGACGAGGACGCGCTCGAAGAGATCGACGAGGCCGTCGAGTACGGGCGGAAACACGGCGTCCACGTGCAACTCAACTTCCACCGCGGCCCGGGGTTCACCGTCGCCGACCCGCCCGAGGAGACGGATCTGTGGGCCGACGCCGAGACCCAGGACGTGTTCGCCGAGCACTGGCGGCGGTTCGCCGAGCGCTACGAGGGGGTCCCCAGCGAGCAGTTGAGTTTCGACCTGATCAACGAGCCCGCCGAGACGAGCCACGGCGCCTACGCCGACGTGGTCCGCGACACCGTCCGAGCCGTCCACGAGGTCGACCCCGACCGGCTCGTCGTGGCCGACGGGATGCGCTACGGTCGGGAACCCGTCTTCGACCTCGCCGACGTGGAGTGCGCGCAGTCGACCCGCGGGTACGACCCGTTCCCGCTGACCCACCACGAGGCCGAGTGGACCGACGTGGACCGCGACGAGCCGCCGGCGTGGCCCTGCGTCGACGACGCGGGGAAGGTCCGCGACCGCGCGTGGCTGCGGTCGACCCGGGTCGCCCAGTGGGAGCGTCTGGCGTCGATGGGCGTCGGCGTCCACGTCGGCGAGTGGGGCGTCTACAACCGCACGCCCCACGACGTGACCCTCGCGTGGATGGAGGACGCCCTCTCGCTGTGGGAGGAAGCCGGCTGGGGCTGGGCGCTGTGGAACTTCCGCGGCCCATTCGGCGTCCTCGACAGCGACCGCGACGACGTCGACTACGAGGACTGGCACGGCCACGACCTCGACCGGGAGATGCTGGAACTGCTCCGGGAGTACTGA
- a CDS encoding pirin family protein — protein sequence MKTNGSTDGGVEVQSAEDITHPGGMRGNRVMPTPRRDHLDPFVVFERFFIAADQGFDTHPHRGFEIVSYMLEGGMVHDDSLGESHTAYPGDAMRITTGSGIRHSELPADGAACNGLQLWVNLPRDRKDADPAFQDVPGDELPTEDAGDATVTTVVGEGSPVELATDVTYLDVTVEGSWTWGPPAGWSGFLYGVDGSGTVEGEDFAVEDFAALEGIDEGTRVAVESEEGVRLAAIAGAPHGDPIVQRGPFVE from the coding sequence ATGAAAACGAACGGGAGCACGGACGGCGGCGTCGAGGTGCAGAGCGCAGAGGACATCACGCACCCGGGCGGGATGCGCGGGAATCGGGTGATGCCGACGCCGCGGCGGGACCACCTCGACCCGTTCGTCGTCTTCGAGCGCTTCTTCATCGCGGCCGACCAGGGGTTCGACACCCACCCCCATCGCGGGTTCGAGATCGTCTCGTACATGCTGGAGGGCGGGATGGTCCACGACGACTCGCTGGGGGAGTCCCACACCGCCTACCCGGGCGACGCGATGCGGATCACGACCGGGAGCGGCATCCGCCACTCGGAACTCCCGGCCGACGGCGCGGCCTGCAACGGGCTCCAGCTGTGGGTGAACCTCCCGCGCGACCGGAAGGACGCCGATCCGGCGTTTCAGGACGTGCCCGGCGACGAGTTGCCGACCGAAGACGCTGGGGACGCGACCGTCACGACCGTCGTCGGCGAGGGGTCGCCGGTCGAGCTGGCGACGGACGTGACCTACCTCGACGTGACCGTCGAGGGGTCGTGGACCTGGGGCCCGCCGGCGGGCTGGTCGGGCTTTCTCTACGGGGTCGACGGCTCGGGGACGGTGGAGGGTGAGGACTTCGCAGTCGAGGACTTCGCGGCGCTGGAAGGGATCGACGAGGGGACGAGAGTGGCTGTCGAGAGTGAAGAGGGGGTCCGGCTGGCGGCCATCGCCGGAGCGCCCCACGGCGACCCCATCGTCCAGCGCGGCCCCTTCGTGGAGTAG
- a CDS encoding iron-containing alcohol dehydrogenase family protein, which translates to MTPGGDSERQFAFDYDPGELRCRRGAVADLGEVLADRDCDDALVITGSNVGANRDVMDPVEAGLGDRLAGVFDETTPEKYLKTGLDAAERVREAGIDAVVAVGSGSSLDVAKVASALSTHDDLRRAAEDALDSGEVTVADGREPVPVVAVPTTLAGADLSVIAGVSLSLDPTGVPDDEIPNGSVGDRRLMPTALVYDLALFETTPKGVLCASAMNGFDKAVECLYSPYRTPVTDGTAMRALALMRSGFETLPDEEMDEEKLYEAVAGVVVAQYGISTPEVYRASIIHAFGHGFSHDYDAHQGTVHGILAPYVLRYVFDEVDGRRELLAEAFGVADERATDEELADAVVDAVAAVSDDLGLPDRLRELDGLSRDDFPAIAAEIRDDGLMDATPEGLDPSADDIEAVLDDAW; encoded by the coding sequence ATGACCCCCGGCGGCGACTCCGAGCGGCAGTTCGCGTTCGACTACGACCCCGGCGAACTCCGGTGTCGCCGGGGCGCGGTCGCGGATCTGGGCGAGGTGCTCGCCGACCGCGACTGCGACGACGCGCTCGTGATCACCGGCTCGAACGTCGGCGCCAACCGCGACGTGATGGACCCGGTCGAGGCGGGCCTGGGCGACCGCCTCGCCGGCGTCTTCGACGAGACGACGCCCGAAAAGTACCTGAAGACCGGCCTGGACGCGGCCGAGCGCGTCCGCGAGGCGGGTATCGACGCCGTCGTCGCGGTCGGGAGCGGCAGCAGCCTCGACGTGGCGAAGGTCGCCAGCGCCCTGTCGACGCACGACGACCTCCGGAGGGCTGCCGAGGACGCGCTCGACTCCGGCGAGGTGACCGTCGCCGACGGGCGCGAGCCCGTGCCGGTCGTCGCCGTCCCGACGACGCTGGCGGGCGCGGATCTCTCGGTCATCGCGGGCGTGAGCCTCTCGCTGGACCCCACGGGCGTCCCCGACGACGAGATCCCCAACGGCTCGGTCGGCGACCGCCGGCTGATGCCGACGGCACTGGTCTACGACCTGGCGCTGTTCGAGACGACGCCGAAGGGCGTGCTCTGCGCCTCGGCGATGAACGGCTTCGACAAGGCCGTCGAGTGTCTCTACTCGCCGTACCGCACGCCCGTCACCGACGGCACCGCAATGCGCGCGCTCGCGCTCATGCGCTCGGGCTTCGAGACGCTGCCCGACGAGGAGATGGACGAGGAGAAGCTCTACGAGGCGGTCGCGGGCGTCGTGGTCGCGCAGTACGGCATCTCGACGCCCGAGGTATATCGAGCTTCGATCATTCACGCCTTCGGCCACGGCTTCTCCCACGACTACGACGCCCACCAGGGGACCGTGCACGGCATCCTCGCGCCCTACGTCCTCCGGTACGTCTTCGACGAGGTCGACGGCCGCCGGGAGTTGCTCGCCGAAGCGTTCGGCGTCGCCGACGAGAGGGCGACCGACGAGGAACTCGCCGACGCCGTCGTCGACGCGGTCGCCGCCGTCAGCGACGACCTGGGACTGCCCGACCGGCTCCGCGAACTCGACGGTCTCTCGCGGGACGACTTCCCGGCCATCGCCGCCGAGATCCGCGACGACGGCCTCATGGACGCCACGCCCGAGGGGCTGGACCCCTCCGCCGACGACATCGAGGCCGTCCTCGACGACGCTTGGTGA
- a CDS encoding VOC family protein has protein sequence MSDPTGPPVDAERPDSVVGVEGTDHITIEGTSVADTVEFYRDILGMALVLRQPNLDRSELTHLYFDTGDGRLLTAFVSDERESTDDREPDRGDVHHVAYRIDHRRVGEIREGLREAGYPVDEYDRGAFHALYTEDNNGLTVELVADKFAIPDDRRGEVLARAHARRVDDGAEFVASKHMRAALDDLGIDAEERDIPNAAAGRDYGG, from the coding sequence GTGTCAGACCCGACAGGCCCGCCCGTGGACGCCGAGCGACCCGACAGCGTCGTCGGCGTCGAGGGCACCGACCACATCACGATCGAGGGGACCAGCGTCGCCGACACCGTCGAGTTCTACCGCGACATCCTCGGGATGGCGCTCGTGCTCCGCCAGCCCAACCTCGACCGCAGCGAGCTGACCCACCTCTACTTCGACACCGGCGACGGCCGCCTGCTCACCGCCTTCGTCTCCGACGAGCGGGAGTCGACCGACGACCGCGAGCCCGACCGCGGCGACGTCCACCACGTCGCCTACCGGATCGACCACCGCCGCGTCGGCGAGATCCGCGAGGGGCTCCGCGAGGCGGGCTACCCCGTCGACGAGTACGACCGCGGCGCCTTCCACGCGCTGTACACCGAGGACAACAACGGCCTCACCGTCGAACTCGTCGCCGACAAGTTCGCGATCCCCGACGACCGCCGCGGCGAGGTCCTCGCCCGCGCCCACGCCCGCCGCGTTGACGACGGCGCCGAGTTCGTCGCCTCGAAACACATGCGCGCCGCCCTCGACGACCTCGGGATCGACGCCGAGGAACGCGACATCCCAAACGCCGCCGCCGGCCGCGACTACGGCGGCTGA